In the genome of Colletotrichum lupini chromosome 8, complete sequence, one region contains:
- a CDS encoding ABC-2 type transporter: MDEKPTPRDTDVPGGFPETPSLAPTSGRPTPMTLSSHGQHNAHNATSTQSSQITRNTTSYFATTSRIRDDTSSSTVTLSGNGVAVSSSRRASRAEDLSEKNAPIDNESAASSPSANALSPTDSTHFAPLKTHVSNTKRPEARRQGSNLTEDDLFRVLSRRRTNATHQSDAEQEEEQQEVERLMSRIFGRARQEQSEEEKTRHSGVVFRDLTVKGVGLGASLQPTIGDIFLGFPRKIKMLFTRGPKAAFAKPPVRELISHFDGCVRPGELLLVLGRPGSGCSTFLKAFCNQRAGFQAVEGEVTYGGARAEEMSKSFRGEIIYNPEDDLHYPTLTVKRTLNFALETRTPGKESRLDGESRKDYIEEFMRVATKLFWIEHTLGTKVGNEYVRGVSGGERKRVSIAEAMITRASVQGWDNSSKGLDASTAVEYVRSIRAMTNMAETSTAVSLYQAGESLYDLVDKVLLIDKGKCLYFGPSESAKQYFIDLGFNCPDRWTTADFLTSVTDEHERHIREGYESQIPRTPEEFDWAYKNSEAYRRNIQDVEEFESQLHQQVEERRQNESKKTETKNYEIPFHKQVIYCTKRQFMVMAGDRASLFGKWGGLVFQGLIVGSLFYNLPNTAAGAFPRGGTLFFLLLFNALLALAEQTSAFESKPILLKHKSFSFYRPAAFAIAQTVVDVPLVFIQVILFNIIIYWMSNLARTASQFFIATLILWLVTMVTYAFFRAISAWCKTLDDATRFTGVSVQIVIVYTGYLIPPTSMRPWFGWLRWINWIQYGFECLMSNEFYDRELQCVPPYLVPQGPNASPAYQGCALAGSPPGQTIVPGSSYIEASFTYSRSHLWRNFGFLWAFFFVFVALTALGMEHMKPNTGGGAITVFKRGQVPKKVEDSIATGGRGKRDDEESGEANNSTQTITADTAKKEKSDEDTMKQVARNETVFTFRNVKYIIPFEKGERTLLDDVQGYVRPGKLTALMGASGAGKTTLLNALAQRLTFGKITGEFLVDARPLPKSFQRATGYAEQMDVHEPSATVREALQFSALLRQPREVSKKEKFDYCETIIDLLEMRDIAGATIGKVGEGLNAEQRKRLTIGVELASKPELLMFLDEPTSGLDSGAAFNIVRFLRKLADAGQAVLCTIHQPSAVLFEEFDELLLLKAGGRVAYHGPLGRDSQELIQYFESNGAHKCPPSSNPAEYMLEAIGAGDPNYKGKDWGDVWAQSKHKDERSREVDEMLARRKDVEPSKSLKDDREYAMPLTTQTVAVVKRSFTAYWRTPNYIVGKFMLHILTGLFNCFTFYKIGYASVDYQNRLFSIFMTLTISPPLIQQLQPVFLQSRQIFQSRENNAKIYSWFAWTTAAVLVEIPYAIVAGGIYFNCWWWGVFGWRLPAFNSGFAFLLVILFELYYVSFGQGIAAFAPNELLASLLVPIFFLFVVSFCGVVVPAAQLPTFWRTWMYWLTPFHYLLEAFLGVAIHDQPVQCESGEFARYQPPPNQSCEDYTAPYIQQAGGYVRTGDGGICEFCQYATGDEFGAGFSVYYSNIWRDFGIFCGFIVFNYAVVYVGTWLRFKGKNPFKKLMMKKKK; this comes from the exons ATGGATGAGAAACCTACGCCTCGGGACACCGACGTCCCAGGCGGCTTCCCAGAGACGCCTAGTCTTGCTCCGACCAGCGGGCGGCCTACGCCGATGACATTGTCTAGTCACGGCCAGCACAACGCTCACAATGCCACAAGCACACAATCAAGCCAGATTACCCGGAACACCACGAGTTACTTTGCCACGACATCGCGTATCCGCGACGACACGTCTTCTTCTACTGTCACGCTTTCTGGCAACGGTGTTGCGGTCTCGAGTAGCCGCAGAGCTTCGCGAGCAGAAGATTTGTCGGAAAAAAATGCCCCCATCGACAATGAATCGGCGGCATCCTCTCCCTCCGCAAATGCTCTATCGCCGACGGACAGCACTCACTTTGCGCCCCTCAAGACCCATGTCAGCAATACCAAACGACCAGAGGCGCGCAGGCAAGGAAGCAATTTGACCGAAGATGACCTTTTTCGAGTACTGTCTCGCCGTCGAACCAATGCCACGCACCAGTCAGATGCTGAACAGGAAGAGGAGCAGCAAGAGGTCGAACGTCTTATGTCTCGGATATTTGGTCGAGCTCGACAAGAACAGAGCGAGGAGGAGAAAACGCGGCACAGTGGAGTTGTTTTCCGTGATCTCACGGTCAAAGGCGTTGGTCTCGGGGCCAGTTTACAGCCCACGATTGGAGACATCTTTCTCGGATTTCCCCGCAAGATCAAAATGCTTTTCACTCGAGGGCCCAAGGCTGCATTCGCAAAGCCTCCGGTCCGGGAGCTGATCAGTCACTTTGACGGTTGCGTACGCCCCGGAGAGCTTCTTCTTGTTCTTGGACGTCCAGGCTCAGGATGTAGTACTTTCCTCAAGGCCTTCTGCAATCAAAGGGCAGGGTTCCAGGCCGTTGAAGGCGAAGTCACTTATGGAGGCGCCCGTGCTGAGGAGATGAGCAAGAGTTTTCGCGGAGAAATCATCTACAACCCAGAAGACGATCTCCACTACCCAACCCTGACTGTCAAGAGAACCCTCAACTTTGCACTAGAGACGAGAACCCCTGGCAAGGAATCAAGACTTGATGGTGAGAGTAGGAAGGATTACATCGAGGAGTTCATGCGAGTTGCCACGAAGCTCTTCTGGATCGAGCATACCCTGGGCACGAAGGTTGGAAACGAGTATGTCAGAGGCGTGTCGGGCGGTGAAAGAAAGCGTGTGAGCATTGCAGAGGCTATGATTACTCGTGCATCCGTTCAAGGTTGGGACAACTCAAGCAAAGGCCTCGATGCCAGTACAGCCGTGGAGTACGTCCGATCGATTCGCGCCATGACAAACATGGCAGAGACATCGACCGCCGTGTCGCTTTACCAAGCCGGCGAGTCTCTTTATGACCTTGTTGATAAGGTACTTCTCATCGACAAGGGGAAGTGTCTTTATTTTGGACCCTCCGAATCCGCAAAGCAGTACTTCATCGACCTCGGCTTCAACTGTCCAGACCGATGGACGACTGCAGACTTCCTAACTTCGGTAACCGACGAGCACGAGCGCCACATTCGAGAGGGCTACGAGTCCCAAATTCCAAGAACCCCTGAGGAATTTGATTGGGCATACAAGAATAGCGAGGCCTACAGGAGGAACATCCAGGATGTGGAAGAGTTTGAGTCTCAGCTTCATCAGCAGGTTGAAGAACGCCGCCAGAACGAATCAAAGAAAACCGAGACCAAGAACTACGAGATACCCTTCCACAAGCAGGTCATTTACTGCACCAAGCGCCAGTTCATGGTCATGGCTGGGGATCGAGCGTCCCTTTTTGGCAAATGGGGCGGGTTGGTGTTCCAAGGTCTCATCGTGGGCAGTCTGTTCTACAACCTCCCGAATACCGCTGCTGGAGCATTCCCCCGTGGAGGAACCTTGTTTTTCTTGCTTCTTTTCAACGCGTTGCTCGCACTGGCGGAACAGACGAGTGCGTTTGAGTCTAAGCCCATTCTGCTCAAGCATAAGTCCTTCTCTTTCTACCGCCCAGCAGCTTTCGCCATTGCCCAAACCGTGGTGGATGTGCCACTTGTATTCATTCAGGTTATTCTTTTCAACATCATCATCTATTGGATGTCCAATCTTGCGAGAACTGCGTCACAGTTCTTCATCGCCACGCTTATTCTCTGGTTGGTCACCATGGTCACCTACGCTTTCTTCCGTGCCATTTCAGCTTGGTGCAAGACCTTAGACGATGCTACAAGATTCACCGGAGTATCTGTCCAGATCGTTATCGTCTATACAGGCTACCTTATCCCTCCAACTTCGATGCGTCCCTGGTTTGGATGGCTGCGGTGGATAAACTGGATCCAATATGGCTTCGAGTGTCTCATGTCTAATGAGTTTTACGACCGAGAGCTCCAATGTGTGCCGCCTTACCTCGTTCCTCAAGGGCCGAACGCCTCGCCGGCATACCAAGGCTGTGCGCTTGCTGGAAGCCCGCCTGGCCAGACAATCGTGCCTGGCTCTAGTTACATCGAAGCATCCTTCACATATTCTCGTTCTCACTTATGGAGAAACTTCGGTTTCCTGTGGGCTTTTTTCTTCGTTTTTGTAGCCCTCACAGCCTTGGGCATGGAACACATGAAGCCGAACACTGGTGGTGGCGCTATCACCGTCTTCAAGCGTGGACAAGTCCCCAAGAAGGTGGAGGACAGCATCGCCACTGGCGGCCGTGGCAAGAGGGATGATGAAGAATCTGGCGAAGCCAACAATAGTACGCAAACAATTACAGCCGACACTgcaaaaaaagagaagagcGACGAGGACACCATGAAACAAGTGGCTCGGAATGAGACGGTCTTCACATTCCGCAACGTCAAGTACATCATACCTTTCGAGAAGGGAGAGCGCACGCTCCTGGATGATGTCCAAGGATACGTCCGGCCTGGAAAACTCACTGCACTTATGGGTGCCTCCG GTGCTGGCAAGACGACTTTGCTCAACGCCCTGGCTCAGCGCCTCACATTTGGCAAAATCACTGGTGAATTCCTGGTTGACGCTCGACCACTACCCAAGTCCTTCCAGAGAGCAACTGGCTATGCAGAGCAGATGGATGTGCACGAACCTTCCGCGACGGTTCGAGAAGCTCTCCAGTTCTCGGCACTGTTACGGCAGCCCCGAGAGGTCTCCAAGAAGGAGAAATTTGATTACTGCGAAACCATCATTGATCTTCTCGAGATGCGTGATATCGCCGGAGCAACGATCGGCAAAGTCGGCGAGGGCCTGAATGCGGAACAGCGAAAGAGGCTCACCATTGGAGTGGAGCTGGCATCGAAGCCTGAGCTCCTCATGTTTTTGGACGAGCCCACGTCTGGTTTAGATTCCGGCGCTGCATTCAATATCGTCAGGTTTTTGCGCAAGTTGGCAGACGCTGGTCAGGCCGTGTTGTGCACAATTCACCAGCCGTCAGCTGTGTTATTCGAGGAATTCGATGAACTTTTACTTCTCAAGGCTGGAGGCCGAGTTGCATATCATGGGCCACTTGGACGCGACAGCCAAGAGCTGATTCAATATTTTGAGTCAAACGGCGCGCACAAGTGTCCTCCAAGCAGCAATCCAGCCGAGTACATGCTGGAGGCAATCGGTGCTGGTGACCCGAACTACAAAGGGAAGGACTGGGGTGATGTCTGGGCGCAGTCCAAGCACAAGGACGAGAGATCCAGAGAGGTTGATGAGATGCTGGCAAGGAGGAAGGATGTGGAGCCCTCAAAGAGCCTCAAGGACGACCGCGAATATGCCATGCCATTGACGACTCAGACGGTGGCGGTAGTCAAGCGTTCGTTCACTGCCTACTGGCGCACGCCCAACTATATTGTCGGAAAGTTCATGTTGCACATCCTTACAGGCCTCTTCAACTGCTTCACTTTCTACAAGATTGGTTATGCGTCCGTCGACTACCAGAATCGGCTATTCTCAATCTTCATGACTCTGACAATCAGTCCGCCGCTCATCCAGCAATTGCAGCCAGTCTTTCTGCAGTCCCGCCAAATATTCCAGTCGCGCGAGAACAACGCGAAGATTTACAGTTGGTTTGCTTGGACGACAGCGGCAGTTCTCGTCGAGATTCCCTATGCTATTGTCGCCGGAGGCATCTACTTCAACTGTTGGTGGTGGGGTGTGTTTGGATGGCGTCTTCCCGCCTTTAACTCCGGCTTTGCATTCCTCTTGGTCATTCTCTTCGAGCTATACTACGTGAGCTTTGGCCAGGGCATAGCCGCATTCGCTCCCAACGAGCTTCTCGCATCTCTCTTGGTTCccatcttcttcctcttcgtcgTCAGTTTCTGCGGTGTGGTTGTACCAGCCGCTCAACTTCCTACGTTTTGGAGGACTTGGATGTACTGGCTCACCCCTTTCCACTACCTATTGGAAGCATTCCTCGGAGTCGCCATCCATGATCAACCTGTTCAGTGCGAGTCTGGCGAGTTTGCAAGATATCAGCCTCCTCCCAACCAGTCGTGCGAAGACTACACCGCGCCTTATATCCAGCAGGCTGGTGGATACGTTCGGACTGGAGATGGGGGCATCTGCGAGTTCTGCCAGTATGCGACGGGTGATGAGTTCGGCGCAGGCTTCAGCGTTTACTACAGCAATATCTGGCGTGACTTTGGCATCTTCTGCGGGTTTATCGTCTTTAATTACGCCGTAGTCTATGTCGGGACTTGGCTCAGGTTCAAGGGAAAGAacccttttaaaaagcttatgatgaagaagaagaagtaa
- a CDS encoding NADH:flavin oxidoreductase/NADH oxidase, protein MASPNITESKLFKPLKLGNTQLEHRIALAPLTRYRNDANHVAKPFVPRYYSDRASTPGTLIISEATGTSMPETGVPHGPAFVTDEQVAAWEKVIAAVHEKKGVWFQQIWAQGRAADPDYQKQRGYKFRSSSAVPMEPGAAVPEEMTEEEILQVIQDFADTAKRVVAAGGDGVEIHGAHGYLLDQFLSDSVNKRTDKWGGSIENRARLLLEVIKAVVEVIGAEKVALRLSPYASFQGAESSDIHGQYTYIVKELKKMNVPFAYLSLVEARGDPAKLLNTTHDPKIAQQTLDFILDIWDNLSPVVVAGGYSPESAAQALDGHYAKWDVIVAFGRSFIANPDLVWRFKHGVPLTKYHRFSFYIRGSEIGYNDYTFSQEYIDAQREWALTHLASNSK, encoded by the coding sequence ATGGCATCGCCCAACATTACGGAAAGCAAGCTCTTCAAGCCTTTGAAGCTTGGCAATACACAGCTTGAGCATCGGATTGCTCTGGCACCGTTGACCCGATACCGAAACGATGCAAACCACGTGGCGAAACCTTTTGTTCCTCGATACTACAGTGACAGAGCCTCAACTCCGGGCACTTTGATTATCTCAGAGGCCACTGGCACTTCAATGCCAGAAACTGGAGTACCGCACGGCCCAGCCTTTGTCACAGACGAGCAAGTTGCTGCTTGGGAAAAGGTCATTGCTGCAGTTCACGAGAAGAAAGGTGTCTGGTTTCAGCAAATCTGGGCTCAAGGACGAGCTGCAGACCCCGACTACCAGAAGCAGCGCGGCTACAAGTTTCGTTCCTCGAGTGCTGTGCCAATGGAGCCTGGCGCAGCTGTTCCTGAGGAAATGACTGAAGAAGAGATTCTGCAAGTAATCCAAGACTTTGCGGACACCGCCAAGAGAGTTGTTGCTGCAGGCGGCGATGGTGTTGAAATTCATGGAGCCCACGGTTACCTACTGGACCAGTTCCTCTCAGACTCCGTCAACAAGCGTACAGACAAATGGGGAGGCTCTATTGAAAACCGGGCTCGGCTTCTTCTTGAAGTCATCAAGGCAGTGGTTGAGGTCATCGGCGCTGAAAAAGTGGCGCTTCGACTCTCTCCGTATGCATCGTTCCAAGGGGCAGAGTCGTCTGATATCCACGGACAGTATACATATATTGTCAAGGAACTGAAGAAGATGAACGTTCCCTTCGCCTATTTGTCGCTTGTTGAGGCTCGAGGCGACCCGGCCAAGCTTTTGAACACTACGCACGATCCCAAGATTGCTCAACAGACACTCGACTTTATCCTCGATATCTGGGATAACTTGTCCCCCGTTGTTGTGGCTGGTGGTTATAGTCCCGAAAGCGCTGCCCAGGCACTTGATGGGCACTACGCAAAGTGGGATGTCATCGTTGCATTTGGAAGAAGCTTTATTGCAAACCCCGACCTTGTCTGGCGTTTCAAGCACGGCGTTCCACTCACAAAGTACCATCGATTCTCGTTCTACATCAGGGGATCGGAGATTGGGTACAACGATTACACATTTAGCCAGGAGTACATTGACGCACAGCGCGAATGGGCTTTGACGCATTTGGCTTCAAACTCGAAGTAG
- a CDS encoding IgE-binging protein, whose translation MSLPRRALISITSAHGTLFEGKETTGLFISEALHPYSVLRAAGFEVDLASETGTYTPDWLSTQPDFLNGEDLDIWNNAKSDFRMKLDNMTKAADLDGNAYGLFYASAGHAALIDYPTASSLQRIAAQVWANGGVVSSVCHGPALFANLIDHSTNEPLIKNKRITGFTTEAESSMGIMDELRSWGAEMVEETAIRLGATYVRAPGIWDDFHVVDGRLVTGQNPASATSTAQAAVEAFDSA comes from the exons ATGTCTTTGCCGCGCCGAGCTCTGATCAGCATAACTTCTGCTCATGGCACCCTATTCGAGGGGAAGGAGACCACCGGCCTCTTCATCAGCGAAGCGCTGCATCCTTACAGCGTTTTAAGGGCAGCTGGTTTTGAGGTTGATCTCGCTTCCGAGACTGGTACATATACCCCTGACTGGCTTTCGACACAGCCAGATTTCCTCAACGGCGAAGACTTGGACATTTGGAATAATGCCAAGAGCGATTTCCGCATGAAGCTCGACAACATGACAAAAGCCGCTGACCTCGATGGTAACGCATACGGGCTTTTCTACGCGTCTGCCGGCCATGCCGCCCTCATCGATTATCCCACGGCCTCTTCTCTTCAGCGAATCGCAGCGCAAGTCTGGGCGAATGGAGGGGTGGTCTCTTCTGTCTGCCACGGACCAGCACTTTTCGCCAATCTGATCGACCATAGCACCAATGAGCCCTTGATCAAGAACAAGAGAATCACCGGCTTTACTACGGAAGCCGAATCCTCCATGGGGATCATGGATGAACTCAGAAGCTGGGGTGCTGAGATGGTGGAGGAAACGGCAATTCGACTCGGGGCGACAT ATGTGCGTGCCCCTGGTATCTGGGACGACTTTCATGTAGTTGATGGTCGCCTAGTGACAGGCCAGAACCCAGCCAGTGCTACATCCACTGCTCAAGCTGCCGTTGAAGCTTTCGACAGCGCTTGA